Genomic window (Kiloniellales bacterium):
ACGCCGCCCGTCAGTTTGGTCCGGTCCAGCTCGGCCTCGAGATCGCGAAGCTCCAGCTTCTCTGGCCCCGCCACCAGCCGCCCGTCGAGCGCCAGGCGGCGCAGTCGATCCCCCGGCAAGCCGCCGAAGCCGTAGCCGAGCCAGGCCGCGAGACGCCTCAGGTTGTCGGCGCGCAGGGTGATCCGGCCGTCGAGCCCGGGACCGGTCGGAGCCGCCGTGGCCCGGCCACTGAAATCCAAGGCCGCGCGGCCAGGCAGCAGGGCCGCGGCGCGGCCGACCTCCAGCACGCCCCCGGCGAGGCGCGCCTCGAGCCGGAGGTCCCTCACCGCCTGGCCGCGGTAGTCGGCGGCGTCGACCGCGATGTCCAGCGCGGCGCTCGCCCGGTCCCAGAAGCCGGGCCCCGTGCTGAGGGCTTCGGCGGCGCCGGCCTGCGGCGCGGCGGTCGTTTCCGTGCCGGCGCTTGGTTCCGCCCCGGCCTCGCCGCCCGCCCCGGTGTCGGCAAAGAAGGCGTTCAGATCCAGGCGCGTCGCGCGCAGCGTCAGGCCGATTTCGGGGGACGGCCCGAACGCCGCCTGCGCCTGGCCGGAGAAGCGGGCCTCTCCGAGGGTGAGGTCCACCTCAGAGGCGCTGGCCGCCGTGCGGTCGCCCTCGACCGCCGCCTTGACCGCGAAGGGCCGGCCGGCGCCGACCGTTACCAGACCCTCGAGCCCGGCCAGGGGCAGGAAAGCGCCCAGGTCCTCGCCCCGTGCATCGACACGGCCGCGCAGGACCGTCCCGGATTCCCCGGGAGTCAAGCTGCCGGCGAAGCCGGCGGATCCCCGCAGCTCGGGCAGCTCGAGCGCGACCTTGGCACGGGCCGCCCGATCGGGCCGCAGCGCGGCGGTGTCAACCTCGAAGACCGTCCGACGCCCCTCGACGACGGCCTCGCCCCGCGCCTCGAAGGGCCCGTTGAGCGCGGCCGCGGCGATCTCCGCGTTCAGGGCCTCGATACGCCGCTCGGACCCGCTCGCCGCATCTCGGAAGGAGACACTGCCGCCGCGGACGACCACGCTGCGAATGGCGACACGCTCCGGGGTCTCGGCGATCTCCGACCCCGCCCGGTCCAGACCCTGGAGCTCCCAATTGCGCCGCCCGTCCGCCAGGATCTCGAGATGGAGGCGCGGCTCGACCAGTTCGAGACTGTCGAGCCGGACCCGCCCCTGCAGCAACGGCAGCCAGGCGATCCGCAGCCGCAGGGCCTCGAGTTCGAGCAGCGCATCCGCCGACCCGCCCGGAACATTGGCCAGGCGCACCTCGGCGGCGGTGAAGGTCGGCCGCGGCAGCAGGGCCAGCCGGACGTCGCCTTCGATCGTCATGCTCCGTCCGGTCAGCGCCTCCACCTCGGCGACCAGCCGGCCCTTCTGCGTGTTCCAGTCGAAGAAACTCGGCCCGACCAGGGCGCCCGCGATCGCGATCAGGAACAGGCCGAACAGACCGAAGATGAGCTTGTTCAAGGGGCTCCTCTCGCCGGTCGCGAAGGCTTCGCGACGGGTGTCGCGCTAACGGTGATCCTCACCTCCGGAGCGCCGATTTTAGTTCAATGCCCGACGCGGACAAGCCGGGGCTGGCCGCTCCGGGGCGCGCGATCCGGTCAGATCCTGACGACCTTCCCGGGGTTCATGATTCCCTGCGGATCGAGGGCCTGCTTCACCTGGCGCATCACCGCAACAGCCTCGCCGTGTTCGGCGGTCAGGAAGTCCAGCTTGCCGTAACCTATCCCGTGCTCGCCGGTGCAGGTGCCGCCCATGCCGAGGGCGCGCAGGACCATGCGGTCGTTGACCTCCTGGGACTTGGCCATCTCTTCGCTGTCGTCGGGATCGATGATGAAGCTGAGATGGAAGTTGCCGTCGCCCACGTGGCCGACGATAGGCGCCAGCAGGCCCGACTCCTCGATGTCCTTCTTGGTCTCCAGGATGCAGTCCGCCAGGCGCGAGATCGGCACGCAGACATCGGTCGCCCAGCCCTGGGCGCCGGGCTTCAATGCCAAGGCCGCGTAGTAGGCGTCGTGGCGCGCCTGCCAGAGCCTGCTGCGCTCTTCCTGGGCCGCCGTCCAGCGGAAGTCGCCGCCGCCCCACTCGGCTGAGATCTCGCCCACCGTGCGGGCCTGTTCCTCGACCCCGGCCGCGCTGCCGTGGAACTCGAAGAACAGTGTCGGCCGGACCGGGTAGTCGAACCCGCTGTACTTGTTCAAGGCGTCCAGCATGACCTCGTCGAGAAGCTCGATGCGCGCGACCGGGATCCCCATCTGGATCGTGTTAATCACCGTGTTGACCGCACCCTCCAAGGTCTCGTAGGGGCAGACGGCCGCCGAGATGGCCTCCGGGATGCCATAGAGCCGCAGCTGGATCTCGGTGATGACGCAGAGCGTGCCCTCCGAGCCGACAAACAGCCGGGTCAGATCGTAGCCGGCCGCCGACTTGCGCGCGCGCCCACCGGTCTTGATGATCCGGCCGTCGGCCAGCACCGCGGTGAGGCCCAACACGTTCTCGCGCATGGTCCCGTAGCGCACCGCGTTGGTGCCCGAGGCGCGGGTCGCCGTCATCCCGCCGAGGGAGGCGTCCGCGCCGGGATCGATCGGAAAGAACAGACCCGTGTCCCGCAGGTACTCGTTGAGCTGCTTGCGGGTTACGCCGGCCTGCACCCGGCAATCCAGGTCCTCGGCATTGACCTCCAGCACCTCGGCCATTTGGCTGACGTCGATCGAGATGCCGCCGTGCAGCGCGGCGATGTGCCCTTCCAGAGAGGTTCCCGTGCCGAAGGGGATCACCGGCCGCTTGTGCTCGGCGCAGACCTTGACGATTTCTGCCACTTCCTCGGTGCTGCGGGCGAAGGCCACGGCGTCCGGCGCCTGGGTCGGGTGGTAGGACTCGTCGCGCCCGTGCTGCTCGCGCACGGCCAGCGAGGTTGACAGCCGGTCTCTCAGCAGCGCCCGGAGCGCCTCGACGACGGGGTCCTTGGTCAACGTTTCGGCCATGGCCGGCTCCCTTCTGGTGACTGACGGGGCTTATACCAGAATTCGGCCTGTACAACACGGCACAGCGCAGCGGACGGGGGACGGGGGCCGGGGCGAGGCCTCGCGCCGCGACGGCTTGGCCGGGCTCGCTGTTTTGCTCTAGAATAAATGACCAAGGCCTTGGAGGCTCCATGGAACAGAGAAGACCGAGCGACATTCCTCCCTACCGCGCCGGCGGGCGCGAGCGTCTGGTGCGGCTGGCCGACTTCGTCCTCGGCCTGTCGCCGGAGCGCTTGACCTTCCTGCACTGGCACGACCGGGGCCGCGGCTGCGCGGTCGGCTTGGCCGCGGTCGGCGATCCCTGGTTCATGGCCCAGGGCCTGCGCCTCGAGGGCGCGGATAGCCTCAAGGACTGCTGCCCGACCTACGAGGGCGCGAAAGACTGGCCGGCGGTGGCCCGTTTCTTCGAGATCAGCCTGGCGGACGCCCGCCAGCTCTTCGACCGCGGGGGCTACGGCGACGACCTGCAGCCCGGTCCCGAGCGGGTCGCGGCCAAGATCCGCGCCTATCTCGCAGAAACCGCGGTGGACGCGGTCGCCGGGTGAGCGCCCCAGGCGCCAGTATCCGGAACGCCAGATTGCGCATCGTCCCCTCGCGCCTCGCTCGGCGCCTCGCCGGCCGGCGCGGCCTGGCCCTGGTCGCCGTGCTCTGGGGCCTCACCCTGCTCGCCCTGATGACGGCCAGCTTCACCAGCACCACCCGTACCGAGGTCGTCCTGGCCTTCAACGCGCTCGAGAGCGCGAAAGCCGAGCAGATCGCCGAGGCGGGTATCCACAGGACCATCCTCGGGCTGCTCGCGTTCGACGAGGACGGTGAACCCTGGCGGGCCGACGGCTCGGTCTACGGCTGGCGCTTCGAAGATAGCGAGATCCGGGTCTCGGTTCAGGACGAAGGCGGCAAGATCGACCTCAATGTGGCCCAGCCGGAGCTGCTGCGGGCGCTCTTCATCTCCGTCGATGTGGCGCCGGAACGGGCCGACGCGCTGGTCGACGCGATTCTCGATTTCCGCGATTCCGACGATCTGCGCCAGCAGAACGGCGCCGAGGACGACGACTACGAGCAGGCCGGCCTGCAGCACGATTCCAAGGACGCGCCCTTCAATTCGGTCGAAGAGCTGAACCAGGTCTTCGGCATGTCCGCCGAGGTCTTCCGCCGCGTGGCGCCGGCGCTCACGGTCTATTCGGGGCGGGGCGAACCCTTCGCAGAGGTCGCGCCGCCGGTGGTCCAGGCCGCCATCGAGGTCGCAAACTTCACGCTCGAAGCGGAGGAACTGGCCGAAGCCGGCCCGGAAGAAGGAGAGGAAGGGGACGAAGGAATAGCGTTCGAGCCCGATTTCGACACGCTCCTCAGCGAAGAGTCGGCGGAACTGTCGGAGCCGGTCGACTCCAACGCGCCGATTCTGCTGCGCGAGGGGCGAAGCAACCTGCGCTCCGGCAGCCCCGCTTTCGCTATCCACGCCGAGGCCCGGGTGCCCAGCGGGGCGGTCTTCGTGATCGACACGGTGGTCCAAACGCCGGCTCCGGACGGCAGCCCCTATGCCTTCATGACCTGGCGGCGCGGGGCACGGCAGCACCTCGGGGATCCGGTGGAAACGGCGGACGTGGAGTAGCGGCCCGGCCGCGCCCACGCGGATAGCGATCTTGTCCAGCTTGCTGCGCCCCGACGCCCTCTTCCTGATCCTTGCGGCGCCCTTCATCGGCAGCTTCCTGGGTCTTCTGGCCCATCGCCTGCCGTCGGACCTGCCCTGGATCGGGGGCCGCTCGGTCTGCCCCGCATGCCGCGCCACGCTCGGCTGGCGCGATCTCTTGCCCCTGGTGTCCTGGATCGCCAGCCGCGGCCGCTGCCGCCACTGCGGCAAGGCGATCGGCGCGGTCTATCCGGCTCTCGAGATCGGCGCGACCGCGGTGGCTCTGTGGAGCCTGGCCACGCTGCCCGGCTGGCTGGCCTGGGCGACGGCGGCGCTCGGCTGGTGCCTGCTACTGCTCGCCGTGATCGACGCGCGTCACATGATCCTTCCGAACGGCCTGACCCTGCCCCTGATTCCGGCCGGTCTCTGCATCATCGCGGTGATCGATCCCGACCGGATCTGGGGGCACCTGGCGGGCGCCGTCGCGGGCTTCCTCTTCATCGCAGCCGTCGCTCTGGTCTACCGGCGGCTGCGCGGCCACGACGGCATCGGCTGGGGCGACGCCAAGCTGCTCGCGGCGGCCGGCGCCTGGCTGTCGTGGCAAGGACTGCCCGGGGTCCTGCTCCTGGCCTCGGCCAGTGGCCTGGCGCTGGTCCTGCTGCTGGCGCTGATAGGCACCCGCGAACTGAGCGGGCGTCAGGCCGTGCCGTTCGGGCCGTTCCTCGCTTTCGGATTCTGGATGGTCTGGCTCTACGGGCCGATCGGCTTCGGCTGATCCGCTCAGGCTCAGCTCACGTCGGGGCGCAGGTAGCCGAAAAGATCGAAGCGTATCACGAGCTCCGGCTCGCTCGGCGCCTCCTGTTCCTGGTTGCGGCGCCGGGATCGGCGCGCGCGCCGGTTCTTGATGTCCAGGTTGTCGATGAAGACGAAGGGCCGGCGGCTCTCCAGGGTGTAGAGGATGCGGGTCAGCGCCGACAGGGTCGCAGTCAGCTGAACCCGCACGCTAACCCGCTTGAATTCGCCGTCGCTGGTGACCGGCAGGATCTGAACGCTGCGCAGCTTGCCGTCGTGCTTCTGAATCGTGGCGCTGACATCGGCCTGGAGTTCGGCAGCCGCCAGGGCGTCGGTATCGCCGCTCAGGTAGACGCCGCTGCGACTCTGGCGCTGGGCCAGCGATTCGTACTGCTCTTTGAGTGCCGGGTAGGAACGGGCGATCTGCTCGTAGCGCCGCAGATTCTCGTTGGTCCTGGCGATGTCGTCGTCCAGGTCCAGATAGGCCGAGATCAGCGGGTCGAAAAGCAGGAGGTAGACCGCCAGCACGACCGCGACGACCAGCGAGAGGGCCGCCGCCCGGCTGGCCCAAGGCGGCAATTCTCTCATCGGCTCAATCGCGCTTCATGGCTCGAGGGGCGCCGGTGGCGCCGGAACCCGGAGGTCATCCGGGATGCTTCGCAGGACCGCGGCCTGGAATCAAGCAAAATCATCGGCTTGGGACGACGCCCCGCGACCGGCGGAAGAGGCCGGGCACCGCCGCTCATGACTCCTCCTCCGCGATCCGGTCGGCGACCTGGATGCGGCCGGTAAGCCAGTCGACCAGCACATGATAGGTCGTGTCGCCCAGGGTCAGTGAGACCCGCCCGCCAGTCGACGTGCCGTCGGGATAGAACCTAATTCGTCCGCCGCCGTTCTCGTCCAGCTCGGATTCGGCGGTCAACAGGGAGAGCGCGATATCCGGGTCGAGCACCTCTTCCTGGTCGGCGCGGCCGCCGCGGTATCGCCCGCTCTCGACGTCGACCTGGACCACGTGCTCCCGGTTCTCCTTGATCGCCCGGCTCCGCGTGGCGCGCATGACCGCGGCCAGCTCCTGGGCCGCCGACTTGACCTGCAGGGAAGGCACGGCGCTCTGGAAGGCGACCGGCGCCAGGGTCAGCAGGAGGCCAACGATGACCAGCACGACCATCAGCTCGACCAGTGTGAAGCCGCGAGGCTTTCCGGGACAGGCGGGGCTCCTGGCCGGGACGGTCATGGCATCAGGCCCCGGGCGATCCGCCGGCCTTGGGGCCGTAGCTCTTGAACTTCTCCACGACCCGCTCGATCTCGTCGTCCGGCAGGATGTCCGGGCCGCCGATAGACAGCGAGAGCAGATACTCCTGGGCCAGGGTCTCGACCTCGCCGGCCAGCCAGAGCGTCTTCTCCAGGTCCGGCCCGGTGGCGATCACGCCGTGGTTCGCAAGCAGGCAGCAGGTCCTGCCCTCGAGCGCCGCCAGCGCGTTCTCGGAGAGTTCCGCCGTGCCGAAGGTGGCGTAGGGCGCGCAGCGGATCGTCGGCCCGCCGGCCGCCGCGATCATGTAGTGCACCGCGGGAATCTCCATGCCCCGGATGGCGAGCGTTGTGGCGTAGAGCGAATGGGTATGGACCACCGCGCCGACCGCGGGCCGCGCCGCCAGGATGTCGCGGTGGAAGCGCCACTCGCTGGACGGCTGGTGCTTGCCCTGGTGGCCGCCCTCGAGATCCATCAGGACGATGTCCTCGGGCGTCAGTTGCTGGTAGGGAATGCCGCTCGGCGTGATCAAGAGGCCGTCGTGCCAGCGCCGGCTGACGTTGCCCGAGGTGCCCCGATTGAGCCCCGAGGCGTCCATCGCAAGACAGGCCTCGATGATCGCCCTGCGCGCCGCGGTTTCCTCGGGGGTCACGGGCAAACTCCGTTCAGGTTCGGGCCCATCGCTGCAAGCTGGTTAAACCGAAGCAGAATGTCCAGAGTGAAGCCTGTCACGCCGTGCCATAGCGAAGGGTTAACATACCACCTGTCGTGGGGAGGCGTGGCATGGAACGAATGCCGCCAGGTAGATTGAGGAGCTACGGAGAACTGGCGAGAAGGATCCTTGTAACAGCGCGGAAAACTGGCGCGCGAGCTCGTCTATAGCCCTTATCGACGGCCGCTGCCGCCGTCCTTGCCACGGCTTGCCAAGTCCGGCCCTCTACGCCACATGAAGTGCCTCTTTCCACCAAAGCGAGCGCACGAGTCCCCATGACCCTGCCCACCCCGCCCGAGGCGGCCAAGGAACCCCAAAGCACCAAGATTCACGGGGTCACGCTGAGCGACCCCTACAATTGGTTGCGCGACCCCGGCTATCCCGAGGTCTCCGACAAACGTGTGCTGAACCACCTGACGGCGGAGAACGCCTACTTCGAGGCGGTCATGGCGCCGCATAAGGCCTTTACCGAAGAGCTCTTCGAGGAGCTCAAGGCCCGTATCAAGGAAGACGACTCCTCGGTCCCGGTCAAGGACGGCGACTTCCTCTACCAGTGGCGCTTCGACAAGGGAGCGCAGTACCGCAAGTGGTTCCGCTGGCGCGACGGTACCGCCGCCAACGGCCAGGGGCCTGAAACCCTGCTGATCGACGAGCCGGACCTGGCCGAAGGGAAAGGGTACTTCCAGCTGCGCGATCTGGAGGTCAGCCCCGACGAAACGCTGGTCGCCTACACGACGGACACCGACGGCTCCGAGCGTTTCACGATCCGCATCAAGGAAGCCGAGACCGGCAAGGTGCTGGACGACACCATCGGCAACACCAACGGCGTCGTGGCCTGGGCCGCCGACAGCCGCACCCTGCTCTACGTCGAGCTGAACGAGAACCTGCGGCCCTTCCGTGTCCGCGCCCACGCCCTCGGCGGCGATCCGGCGAAGGACCCCGTGATCTACGAGGAGAGCGACTCCTCCTTCTTCGTCGGCATCGACCGGACCCAGTCGCGCCGATTCCTGGTGATCGCCAGCGGCGACCACGTGACCAGCGAGCTCAGGGTCCTGGAAGCCAGGACGCCGCTCGAACAGCCGCGCCTGATCGCCGAGCGGGAGCGCGAGCACGAGTACGACCTGGAGCACGCGGGCGACCGCTTCTTTATCCGGACCAACGACAAGCACAAGAATTTCCGCGTGGTCGTGGCGCCGCTCGACGCGCCTGGCCGCGAGAACTGGCAGGAGCTGATCGCTCCTGACGACCGCCACTATCTGCAGGACCTGACCTGCTTCGGCGGCTTCATGGTGATCGAGGAACGGGTCGACGGCCTCGACCAGGTCCGCATCCGCGCCTACACCGGCGAGGAGCACTCGGTCCAGTTCCCCGAGGCGGCCTACGCCGCCGGCCTGGGCAACAACCCGGAGTTCGACAGCCCGAAGCTCAGGATCGGCTACACCTCCATGGTGACGCCCGCGACAGTCTACGACTACGACCCCGAGACGCGCGAGCTGACCACCCTCAAGGTGCAGGAGATCCCGAGCGGCTACGACAAGGCCCGCTACCGTACGGAGCGCCTGATGGCGCCGGCCCCCGACGGGACCCTGATCCCGGTCTCGATCGTCTACCGCGAGGACTTCGCCAAGGACGGCGAGGGCCGGCTGCACCTCTACGGCTACGGCGCCTACGGCTTGGGCATGAGCCCGGCCTTCTCGACGTCCAGGCTCAGCCTGCTCGACCGCGGCTTCGCCTACGCCATCGCCCACATCCGCGGCGGCGACGAGCTGGGCTATCACTGGTACGAGGCGGGCAAGCTTATGAACCGCCGCAATACCTTCGGCGACTTCATCGCCTGCGCCGAGTTCCTGATCGCCGAAGGCTACTCGGCGAAGGGCCGGATCTCGATCTCGGGCGGCAGCGCCGGCGGCTCGCTTATGGGGGTCGTCGCCAACGAACGGCCCGACCTGTGGGGCGCCGTGGTCGCCGACGTTCCCTTCGTCGACGTACTGAACACCATGCTCGACGACTCCCTGCCGCTGACCCCGATCGAGTGGCCCGAGTGGGGCAACCCGAAGACCGACAAGGCGGCCTTCGACTACATCCTGGGGTACAGCCCCTACGAGAACGTCGCTGCCCAGGCCTATCCGCCGATCCTGATCACGGCGGGCCTCAGCGACCCGCGCGTCACCTACTGGGAGCCGGCCAAGTGGGCCGCCAGGCTGCGCGCCACCAAGACCGACGACAACCTGCTGCTGCTCAAGACCAACATGGGCGCCGGGCACGGCGGCAAGTCGGGGCGCTTCGAGAGCCTCTACGAGGTCGCCGAAGCCTATACCTTCATTCTGAAGGCCTTCGGCCGGGTGTAGCTGCGGCAGAGCGGGTCATGACTTGACGGAAGCGCGTCGCGATTCCGTCAAGTCATGTGAATTTTCTCGATATCAACTTGGTAGAGCGGATTTACCGGGTTTGATGGATCGCCTCCGGCGTTTCAGGCAAACCCAGATCTGCTCTGGAGGCGAAATAGGTCGAGCGGTTTCCGTCGAGGACAAGGAGCTCTTGCCCCGCCGATAGCCCGGAGCCCTTATAGACCTTCCCGAGATCAAAGATGAACTGGGTGAGAACCCTGTCGACGGCGCTCTTCGTCGATTGCTGGACCGCGTTCTTCATGGCGAAGGCGCCGCCCCAGAACATCTTGCCGCCTTGGCTGATTCCGACTGACGCATAGCGCTTCGACAGCAGCTCCCTGGCGCCGTCGCGCGCCGTTATGTTCAGGCTGATGGAGGCCTCGAAATCCTGGAAAGCATAGTCGTGCAGGTCGAAGATGATCAGCAGGCCCTTGTTCGCATCGGGCGACAGGGTCTTGGTCACTTGACCGAATGCGGTTCGCGCGTCTTTGCCGTTCATGGTGGCGTCGAGCACTGGCCCGATCTGGATGGCCCAGGTGTTGGCAAGCCCGCCCATGGCAGAGACGAACTCGTAGCTGTGGTCTTGGGTTCTCGGTGTCAGATAATACGCGGTCGAATCGGAGACCGGGGAAAAGGTGACGGCCCCCTCGTTGTTGACCAAGTATTGGGCGTAGTCAGCGTGGATCTGATGGGTGCAGCCACCGGTCATGAGGCCGACCATGGCCGCGAAGAGTAGAAACATCTTTCGCATTTTTTCCCTCCGATATTCGCACCTCTCACCGTGAACCCGGCAGTAGCACGTACGATTCTTCAAGTTCCATTCTAGGTTACTGCCTGGCCGGGCCGGGCCGCTACTCCAGCTTCACGAAGTGGCCGCCCTGGTAGAGGTGCTGGCGGTCGTCGGGGTCGTGGGGTGGTTCCTTGGCGACCACAGCGGCGGCGTGGTCCTCGGCATCGTCCTCGGGCCGGTAGCCGAGCTGGGCGGCGCGGGAGTTGTCCCACCAGGAGCGCGCATTGTCGGAGACGCCGTAGACGATCTCGAAGTGGATGTCGGGGTGCTCCAGGCCGATCGCGACCAGCTGGCAGAGGTCGCGCGGGCTGACCCAGATCGCCAGGCGCCGCGCGTCGATCGGCCGGTCAGCGACGTTGCCGATCCGGATGCAGAAGGTCTCCAGCCCGTACTTGTCGGCGTAGAGGCTGGCGATCGCCTCGCCGAAGGCCTTGCTGACGCCGTAGCGGCTGTCGGGCCGCACCGTGACGTTGGGCCCGATATGCTGGTCCCGGCGGTAGAAGCCGACCGCGTGGTTGCTGCTGGCGAAGACCACGCGCTTCACGCTTGCCGCGCGCGCGGCCTCGAAAAGGTTGTAGGCGCCGACGATGTTGTTCGGCAGGATTTCCTCCCAGGAGTCCTCGGCCGGAACGGCCGCGAGGTGGACGATGCCGTCCACGTCCTCCATGGCGCCCCGCAACAACGTCGGGTCACCGAGGTCGCCCTGGATGAAAACCTCGTTCGACCCGAGCGCCTCGACCGGCGTCCGGTCAAAAAGACGGAGGCAAAACCGGCCGGCCAGTCCATCGCGCAGGACCCGCCCCACCTGCCCGGCCGCGCCAGTGATTAGTATGGTCTTCATCGCGTCTTTCCTTCAGCGGTCCGACTTGCACGATGATCATAACCAACCGGCCGCCCGGCGAGATGACCTGAAACAGGCTCGAGCGCGTCAGGGCCTTTGATGCCGCCTTGGCGTAAGGTCGCTGCCCTGCCACTCCATTTCGTAGATATGGGAATCGAGCGTGCCCCAGATGCGGCTGCCGACGACGTAGGTGACTTTCACGACTGCGCTCTCCGGGTCGGCGGCCAAGACATCGACGTCTTCGATGACGGCGATGTCTTGGCCGGCCTGGTTCGGCGCGAAGATGTTGTTCTTGGTGTTGTATCGCTCCAGTGCCACGATGGCGGTTCTGGCCTGACCGGAGAAAAAAGCCTCCACGCGCCGTTTCTCGTTCGCCGGCACAGGCCCGGCGAAGGCAGAAGACCAGAGCTGGTTATCGGGGACCGCCGCGCGCTTTCGCGCCAGATCCGCGAATTCACCGTCCGGATAGGCCGCCAGGAACGCCCGGTAATCGTCTGAATTCCGGCTGTTGCGGATGTTCCGCCAGGCCGCGGCCTCCGCGCTGGTGGCAACCGGCTTCGCCTGCTCGGCCGGCGATCGTTCTGCGACCCCGGCGGCTGCAATCGACTCCATTTCGTTCTGGATTTGGGCCTCCAGGCTATGGATCCATTCGTTGTAGTTCGGGTGGATCATCGCCCTCGCCTCGTCGTAATTGAGGTTCACGCTGTCCCGGTACCGAATGGAGAAGGCCTCCGTATCGAACTTGATGTCGACCAGCGCCTGATGCTTGCCGCGCACGTTGACCTTGGCTTCGAGGTGGCCGGGAGCGATCTCCGTCATCTGCCAAGCCGTGACCTTGCCGGCCCGGACTATGCCTTTTTGCACCTCATCCAAGGTGACGCCCGCCGGCGCTTTCAGCGGCGCCGAATGGACGTCGTCGATGGGCGCCGTGCGGCAGGCAGCCACAGCAAAGAGTGCCGAGAGCATGGCGAACCCGATCAAACGCTTCACGTCGCTTACTCCTCCGATCGACATCGAGGTCCAACTATTGCTGTTTGGATGGGAGCGGGCTTCGTCAATTTTTCGCTACTTATCACCAAGGAATGATTACTCGGCGCGCGGGAAGCCGGACGAGGACGTCAGATCAGCCGCTCGGTCGTGTCCAGGGTGACCGCGAAGAGGATGGCGCCGATCGCCGTGATGAAGAGCGCGCCGGCCAGCGCAAGGCCTTGGCGCAGACGCGCCTCCCAGACCTCGCTGAAGCTCCCGATCCGCCCGGCC
Coding sequences:
- a CDS encoding NAD(P)-dependent oxidoreductase; its protein translation is MKTILITGAAGQVGRVLRDGLAGRFCLRLFDRTPVEALGSNEVFIQGDLGDPTLLRGAMEDVDGIVHLAAVPAEDSWEEILPNNIVGAYNLFEAARAASVKRVVFASSNHAVGFYRRDQHIGPNVTVRPDSRYGVSKAFGEAIASLYADKYGLETFCIRIGNVADRPIDARRLAIWVSPRDLCQLVAIGLEHPDIHFEIVYGVSDNARSWWDNSRAAQLGYRPEDDAEDHAAAVVAKEPPHDPDDRQHLYQGGHFVKLE